From the genome of Malus sylvestris chromosome 13, drMalSylv7.2, whole genome shotgun sequence:
TTTTGTTCACAGTTTTTGATACactaatatatatttatactaataaaataaaggaataAATTAATTGCAAACGTGTTATTCTTAAGATTTCAACTTGAGATCACTACTAAAAAAAATTCCCCTTTAAGAACACGGTTTTACTGTCATTAAATCAATAggatataatttaaaaaacacGGTTGTATTGAAAACACGATTCAATACAATAAATATCAtattaaatcagttaaattttattttttcaaatttctaaatgATCATATTATAACACTTGAGTGGATCAGATATACTAAAAAATCTTTCATCGCTGTCCGTAGCCAAACCTATTGCAATTGACCGGCTTTTACCGGTCACCACTTTGTTCTTTCACATAAGATTATAAATACTGTCTGAAAAATAGAAGTGCTCGCTCGCAGCAGAAAATTGAAGAGAGAAAAATCGGCGAGGAGAAGAAGAACtgcaactgaaaaaaaaaaaaaatcctaaaacaaaagatgaaaactttgatttattcattcaattgtATCATAGCAGAAACCTTGTTTCTTTGAAGTCAAAAGGCTCAAAAGCAAATCCATTGCTCTCTCTTTATCTGTCAGGTTCGTCTTTTTACTCTCTCTTTTTTATTACGTTTCTGctttatttctttgaattttgattaattttcgttttgttttcCTGTATTTTTGCTTCATTTCTCAGACATTATGTTTGATACAAGAAAACCCACCTCTGAAAGTTTGGTTCTTGGCAAGGgttttgctgctgctgctgctactTGATTGtacactctctctcctctctctctctcttcgggAGGGTGTGTTTCTGTGAAATGGGTGTTCAAGATTTCtgggttttcatttttgttattgGGTTTTGCTTACAAGCTCGGGTTTCGAGCTCTCAAAACCTGACATGCAATCCAAACGATTTGAAGGCATTGGAGGATTTCATGAACGGTATAGATTCTGTGATTGATGGGTGGGGTAGCAATTTCTCACCTGATTGCTGCAAATGGGCAGGCATCACTTGcaattcttcttcctctctcggATTGAACGATTCCATTGATACTTATAGAGTGGTTAAGTTGGAGCTTCCAAAGAGAAGGCTAGCGGGAAATCTCTCTGCATCTTTAGGCACTTTGGACCAGCTTAGAACCCTCAATCTCTCTCAAAATTTCCTCAAACACTCGCTTCCAATTTCGCTCTTCCATTTTCCGAATTTAGAGTTCTTAGACTTGAGCTCTAATGATTTTTCCGGCCCCATTCCTTTCGATATCGAATTGCCTTCAATCCAGTTCCTTGAAATTTCTCAAAACTTTTTGAATGGTACCCTTCCGGCTAGCATCTGTGACAAGTCTACTCAGCTTCGAGCACTGAAGTTGGCTGTGAATTACTTCTCTGGTAACCTCCCACCAGGTCTTGGCAATTGTACTTCCTTGGAGGACCTCTGTCTAGGCATGAATAATTTCAATGGCGGTGTGCCCGAAGGTCTATTTCGTCTGCGAAACCTATCCCGGTTGAACATTCAAGATAACAAGCTTTCCGGGGTGCTCAGCGAAGAATTCGGCAACCTCACCAATCTTGTTTATTTGGATATCTCAACTAATGAATTTTCAGGAACCATCCCAGATGTTTTCCACAGCCTTGGAAGATTACAGAATCTTGTACTTCATTCAAATCGGTTCGGTGGTCGGATACCCCCTTCCTTGTCGAGTTCCTCGACCATCTCTTTGCTTAATTTGAGAAACAATTCATTGCAGGGCACAATTGATCTTAATTGTTCAGCAATGACTAGTTTGACCTCTCTTGATCTCGGTTCCAATCAGTTTGATGGGCCTATTCCCTCCAATCTTCCCTCTTGTCGACATTTGAATAATGTCAATCTTGCCCGTAACAACTTCACGGGCGAAATACCAGAAAGCTTCAAGAGTTTCCATAGCCTCTCTTACCTCTCGCTGTCAAACTCCAGCCTTTCCAATATCTCTTCTGCCTTACAAATTTTACAGCAGTGCCAGAACCTGACTACTTTGGTTCTCACCTTGAACTTCCGCGGCGAAGAATTTCCTGCTGATCCGACCCTTCGTTTTGAAAAGTTGAAGGTTCTTATTATTGCAAACTGTAGGCTCACAGGTGTAATACCTCAGTGGTTGAGTACTAGCAGCAGATTGCAATTGTTGGATATATCGTGGAACCAATTGCAAGGAACAATTCCAGTCTGGTTTGGCAATTTTGGCAGTCTTTTCTACTTGGACCTGTCGAATAATTCGTTTACGGGGGAAATCCCTAGAAGCTTAACTGGACTACCTAGCCTCATTAGTGGGAGGATCTCCATTGAGGAACCTTCCCCTGATTTCCCTCTGTTCATGAAGAGGAATGTAAGTGCACGAGGGTTGCAGTACAATCAAGTGTGGAGCTTTCCACCAACGCTGGAACTTAGTAACAATAATCTTAGCGGACCAATCTGGCAAGAGTTTGGGAAACTGAAATTGCTTCATGTTTTGGATCTGAAGTGCAACAATCTCTCAGGACCAATACCGAGTAATTTATCTGGTATGGCCTGCTTAGAGACTCTGGATTTGTCTCATAACAAGCTTTCAGGTACAATCCCACCTTCGTTGGTTAAGCTTAGCTTCTTGTCCAAGTTTAGTGTTGCGGACAATCAGTTATACGGGGTGATCCCTACAGGAGGTCAGTTTGGGACCTTCCCAAATTCAAGCTTTGAAGGGAATAATCTTTGGGGCGACCATGCGCCCCGTTCATCAAAGGAGCATTATCCTCTTGGGAATCCCAGCAAATCAAGAAAAAATAGAGGTGTTATTGTTGGTATAGCTGTCGGAATTGTATTTGGAACAGCACTTGTTCTTGCTCTCGTGTTCACAATTTTGGTGCGGGCACATAGGCGGAGAGAGGTTGATCCTGAAAGAGAGGACCACGATACCAACGAGAAGGATTTGGAAGAATCCGGGTCAAAACTAGTGGTTCTGTTCCAAAACAAGGATGCCAATAAAGAGCTCTCTATTGATGACCTTCTACAATCTACCAACAATTTCGACCAAGCAAATATCATCGGTTGCGGGGGTTTTGGTCTGGTTTACAAGGCCAGCCTTCCTGATGGTAAGAAGGTTGCTATCAAGCGGCTTTCTGGTGACTGTGGCCAGATGGACAGAGAATTCCATGCTGAAGTTGAAACCTTGTCTAGAGCTCAGCATCCAAATCTTGTACATCTTCAGGGGTATTGTACGTATAAAAGTGACAGGCTTTTGATATATTCTTACATGGAGAATGGTAGTCTAGATTACTGGTTACATGAGAAAAGTGATGGTCCGACCTCTCTAGATTGGAATGTGAGGCTTCAGATTGCTCAAGGGGCGGCGAGAGGGCTTGCTTATTTGCACCAGTCATGCGAGCCCCACATCCTTCATCGGGATATAAAGTCAAGCAACATCCTTTTGGATGGGAATTTTAAAGCACACTTAGCGGATTTTGGTCTTGCAAGGCTGATAGATCCGTATGATACTCATGTAACAACTGATCTTGTTGGGACATTAGGCTACATCCCTCCTGAGTACGGCCAAGCCTCTGTTGCTACTTACAAGGGCGATGTGTACAGTTTCGGGGTTGTTCTTTTGGAGCTGCTCACCGGAAGGAGGCCGATGGATATGTGCAAGCCAAAAGGAAGTCGGGATTTGATCTCGTGGGCCTTTCAGATGAAGAGGGAAAAGAGGGAAAGCGAGGTGTTTGATCCTTTCATTTGTGACAAGCAGCACGATGAGGAGCTGTTGTGTGTTTTTGAGATTGCATGCCTCTGTTTAAGCGGATGCCCGAAGGTGAGGCCTTCAACGCAGCAGCTAGTTTCGTGGCTCGAGAACATCAACACCAAGAAAGTCTAGCATTGTTTTCAGATAAGGAAGCCAGGGAAACCCTGGTTGTACAGCAAATATATCTTACTTGTATAAGAAGTTATATCTCCTGATCtataaattgttgtttttgcGTTCTCAAAGTTGgtttttgttgtgaatatgtATCCTCGACATATATGGTTTCGTATTGTATAAAATAAAGGTTCCAAGGCTTTTGTGCTGTGGTTTGTTCATATTTTTTAGAGATTGATGTTCATGATTGTTGAGAGTATGAATCACACATCGAGGAAAGAATGGACCTTACATGTACTTATAAATAATTGAGCTACTCTCCGTATTGTCAGTTGGTTTTATTATGGATTTTCAACTTTCTTTACGGTATCAAAGCAGGTTGTCCCATGTGTGAAGTCTAATATACCTCAACTTTATTAAAATACCTTCCTTTCGAGTTCAATGTATTGACTTTACTGTGCACATAGGCTGTTCAGAATTGCTTCTATACGAAACACTAGTGCTCATAGGTGCCTTTACCCAATAGTGCTTTTATATCAACGTGTAAAAAAGAACATAGCATGCGCTTCTCTAGATAAGCGATTTTGTAACCACAAACCGACCCCAAAATTTTCTATCAAACGTAGTAGAAAATGATTTTGGTTTTCAAAACGCACTTTTAGTGCTTGCAGAAGCAATTCCATTTAGAGTTGAAACACCTTAAAAACATGAGAACTTTAACGTAAagctcctggtactattcactttaacgaaaaaccatatttttaccctaaaaaatcaatcatggtactattcactttaccctttattttgtccttatcgttaaaactaaaagttttcaagtcattttcattagttttcttaaaaacaTTCGTCCACGGTTGAAATTGTTGGACGTGGCCGATTGACAATTGCATATCGTGCATTTTCCCAAATCCATTCACATCGACATCAATTTGTGCAAGAAAAGTCTACAACACCACCAATTTTAGTCTATTAAATTTGGTGTTAGTCAGAAAGGAGGAAGGTAGCGGAGATGGACCAAATCTTGTTCCATCTCGTTTGCATTTGAGTTTATAGTTTTGACTAGAAACCTAAAAGTAAGCAGCATCTTTCACGTTCACACACATGATGTTCAATTCATTTTCGCCATGAGCATGATGGCTGCAAGTATTCCGTCGGCGATGATTCAGAacaccattttcttcctcaagaAAATAACGGACGGAGTTGAAATTGGTGAGCAAGACGAACAAGTGTCAGTTATGAATTATGATCGAGTGTGATTTGAGAAATTTGTCTACATGAATATTCTCATGGCTGTAGATAAAGCTTACATTCACGAGAGAAAGAACGTCATAGAATGACCAAAAGACCACGACACATCGAAATCTGATTTCGTAGATACATGTCaaagaacaacaaaataaaagaagaagagattgaaTCACTCATGTTTGTCGAAAACAGAAGTTATATTTGGCACTTGAATTGATAATGTCTGTTCTGACTTTCTACTAAGCATCCACAAACAAGAAGTCTTGCTAACAATGGGCACACATATAAGATGATCACTTCTTTGAACAAAAATGGCACATTgtatgaggaggaggaggatacTATTATCTATCGGCGTATCAGGCATTGCATTCCATGTCATCTTCCATCTCATGCACAGCTTGAAGTGGACCACTTCCAGACATAAACCCACTCTCCGAAAGATTATTCAAAGGACCATTTCCAAACAAGCATACCTGGGGCTCGATCTGGTTCAAGCGGTTCCACTCATCATCTGATAGAGACCAACTGAAGATGTCTATGTTTTTTCTAATCCTATCAGGCTTCAGACTACAAGGCAGCATGCTGGTTCCTCTTTGCAGCCCCCAACGCAAAATAACCTGAAACCGATACCAATGTGTTACTAAAATCACAAGCACAAATGAATAAGACAGTGGTTTCCATCCCCATCATAACCATGCTTGCAGAATCTAAAGATGGAAAGTAAAATGTTGAAGAACACCAATCGCAAAATACTGGCTCATGTGTAGTGCAAATCACTAGCGAAACTATAACTTCCAAACACGTACAGACCCCACCTCATTTCTAAACATAAATGTGCCACGACTAGCTTAAGATAGCATAATCACTGGAGGACCAAGCATACCAAGTTACCAACACCAGGTATAATCTCTCTCTTTAAATAAGTATTATTGTGTAGTTTCTGTTTAACGTATAACATTCCTTAGTACATTAACAATAGCAAATATAGCATAAAGTTACTGGTGGGGTGAAGAAGACCGAAGAGAAACTAATGTTGATTCAGTATATGATTGTGGTCTTAATTCAATGAGGGAACCACTCCAGACCTTTCGGTTTATAGTCTTAGTTTATATCTTCCCAAAGTCAATCTTGCAAGTTCAACCTACCTATAGCAAAGGGATAATAGTGCAAACTTCAGACTTTGGGAAAATTTATAGAAGCCTACTCTGATATGGGTCTTGAAATCACTAGGATATGCAAATTATGTAATGGTACCTCCATTTCTGGTACATAGCTTGGATGATATGAATGGTATGGAGAGAGAAAAGGACTGTGGAATGTAAAGTACCTGCTCAGGTGTTTTTCTGTGTCGGTCTGCTATCTCTGCAACTGTTGATATTTTCAGCATAGGCCCATGCACAGACCTTGACCTCCTGAATGATATGCGAGGAGTTC
Proteins encoded in this window:
- the LOC126597521 gene encoding phytosulfokine receptor 1, with the protein product MGVQDFWVFIFVIGFCLQARVSSSQNLTCNPNDLKALEDFMNGIDSVIDGWGSNFSPDCCKWAGITCNSSSSLGLNDSIDTYRVVKLELPKRRLAGNLSASLGTLDQLRTLNLSQNFLKHSLPISLFHFPNLEFLDLSSNDFSGPIPFDIELPSIQFLEISQNFLNGTLPASICDKSTQLRALKLAVNYFSGNLPPGLGNCTSLEDLCLGMNNFNGGVPEGLFRLRNLSRLNIQDNKLSGVLSEEFGNLTNLVYLDISTNEFSGTIPDVFHSLGRLQNLVLHSNRFGGRIPPSLSSSSTISLLNLRNNSLQGTIDLNCSAMTSLTSLDLGSNQFDGPIPSNLPSCRHLNNVNLARNNFTGEIPESFKSFHSLSYLSLSNSSLSNISSALQILQQCQNLTTLVLTLNFRGEEFPADPTLRFEKLKVLIIANCRLTGVIPQWLSTSSRLQLLDISWNQLQGTIPVWFGNFGSLFYLDLSNNSFTGEIPRSLTGLPSLISGRISIEEPSPDFPLFMKRNVSARGLQYNQVWSFPPTLELSNNNLSGPIWQEFGKLKLLHVLDLKCNNLSGPIPSNLSGMACLETLDLSHNKLSGTIPPSLVKLSFLSKFSVADNQLYGVIPTGGQFGTFPNSSFEGNNLWGDHAPRSSKEHYPLGNPSKSRKNRGVIVGIAVGIVFGTALVLALVFTILVRAHRRREVDPEREDHDTNEKDLEESGSKLVVLFQNKDANKELSIDDLLQSTNNFDQANIIGCGGFGLVYKASLPDGKKVAIKRLSGDCGQMDREFHAEVETLSRAQHPNLVHLQGYCTYKSDRLLIYSYMENGSLDYWLHEKSDGPTSLDWNVRLQIAQGAARGLAYLHQSCEPHILHRDIKSSNILLDGNFKAHLADFGLARLIDPYDTHVTTDLVGTLGYIPPEYGQASVATYKGDVYSFGVVLLELLTGRRPMDMCKPKGSRDLISWAFQMKREKRESEVFDPFICDKQHDEELLCVFEIACLCLSGCPKVRPSTQQLVSWLENINTKKV